The Erythrolamprus reginae isolate rEryReg1 chromosome 3, rEryReg1.hap1, whole genome shotgun sequence genome contains a region encoding:
- the LOC139165417 gene encoding protocadherin alpha-5-like yields MGSGQLRYSVLEESQHGTFVGRIAQDLGLEVSELVPRMFRMLSKGEKDYFEVNLQNGILFVNSRIDREELCAKNADCVLHLEVIVEKPLRFFHVEVEIKDINDNAPMFSAMEKILSIAEFVTASGTRFPLEGASDADIGANAQLTYKLSPSNNFILDSENDGEESKSVVLLLKVPLDREESHVHHLVLTATDGGEPKLTGTVQIVIKVLDVNDNPPVFNQSVYRVKLLENTASGSLVITLNATDLDEGINSEISYFFTDSLALHVRKMFGINSDTGEIRVIGKLDYEESKFYELPITAEDKGSSQLSGHCKILIEVLDMNDNIPELSVNSLSIPLPEDSPPGTVVAIISVSDRDSSNNGQINCFLWPTGVPFKLESTFKNYYSLIVGAALDREQVAEYRMIVTVEDQGVPSLSSSLTLLVPLSDINDNAPAFTQPSYTVFVKENNPPGAHIFTVSASDPDVAENALITYWMDEKLWPLSSYISVHSESGKLYALQSLDYEELKLLEFQVRAKDAGLPSLCGNATVQIFVMDENDNAPAVSGSSEENLILLVVPVMPGHIVGKIHALDADSGYNAWLRYELVEESNGQWTVGQYSGEVSNKYSLDESESNKIQSVLVLVKDHGKPPLSATATLSVSLVTSGQTVKTDINLQRSGESFVPLVDSINIYLIIAICSVSSLFLLATLIYVALRCHCKAKEPMVYGPGMATLVCASEVGSWSYSNRHSHILAGVTAEAGAKSDLMIFSPNIPVFADNGELINGVDVTPDSAKKVSPTLGVLVIRSASYFYAYNFGLVLGKYCF; encoded by the coding sequence ATGGGGAGCGGCCAGCTCCGTTATTCTGTGTTGGAGGAATCCCAGCACGGCACCTTTGTGGGCCGCATCGCCCAGGATCTGGGGCTGGAGGTGAGTGAGCTGGTGCCTCGGATGTTCCGGATGCTGTCCAAAGGAGAGAAGGACTATTTTGAGGTAAACCTGCAGAATGGGATCTTGTTTGTAAATTCCCGGATAGACAGGGAGGAGCTGTGTGCCAAGAATGCAGACTGTGTCCTTCATCTGGAGGTGATTGTGGAGAAACCTCTGAGGTTCTTCCATGTGGAGGTTGAAATCAAAGACATTAATGACAATGCTCCCATGTTCTCTGCCATGGAAAAGATCCTGAGCATAGCTGAATTTGTTACAGCATCTGGTACCCGCTTCCCTTTAGAGGGAGCCTCTGATGCAGATATTGGTGCTAACGCTCAGCTAACATACAAGCTCAGCCCAAGCAACAATTTTATTCTTGATTCAGAAAACGATGGAGAGGAGAGTAAATCTGTAGTACTTCTATTGAAGGTTCCGCTTGACAGAGAGGAGAGCCATGTGCATCATTTAGTACTGACAGCTACTGATGGGGGGGAACCAAAACTCACAGGAACTGTTCAGATAGTCATCAAAGTGCTGGATGTCAATGACAACCCTCCTGTGTTTAACCAATCTGTTTATAGGGTAAAGTTGTTAGAAAATACAGCTAGTGGGTCATTAGTCATTACTCTGAATGCTACAGACTTAGATGAAGGCATTAATAGTGAAATCTCTTATTTTTTTACTGATAGCTTAGCCCTTCATGTCAGAAAGATGTTTGGCATAAATTCTGATACTGGGGAAATCAGAGTGATTGGCAAATTGGATTATGAAGAAAGTAAGTTCTATGAACTTCCAATTACAGCAGAAGATAAAGGTAGTTCTCAATTATCAGGGCACTGTAAAATTCTAATTGAGGTTTTAGACATGAATGACAATATTCCAGAATTATCTGTGAATTCTCTCTCTATCCCATTGCCAGAGGACTCCCCTCCAGGGACTGTGGTAGCCATCATTAGTGTTTCTGACAGGGATTCTAGCAACAATGGACAAATAAACTGTTTCCTTTGGCCCACTGGAGTACCCTTCAAACTTGAATCCACGTTCAAGAATTACTACTCCCTGATTGTTGGAGCAGCTTTGGATAGGGAGCAGGTGGCTGAGTATAGGATGATTGTGACAGTGGAAGATCAAGGAGTTCCATCGCTGTCTTCTAGTCTCACCCTCTTAGTGCCTTTGAGTGACATAAATGATAATGCTCCTGCTTTCACACAGCCCTCCTATACAGTCTTTGTGAAGGAGAACAATCCTCCTGGTGCTCACATCTTCACAGTATCTGCCTCAGACCCAGATGTAGCTGAAAATGCCCTGATCACCTATTGGATGGATGAGAAGCTCTGGCCATTGTCAAGCTACATCTCTGTACATTCAGAGAGTGGAAAACTCTATGCTTTGCAGTCCTTGGACTATGAGGAGTTGAAACTGCTGGAGTTCCAGGTGAGAGCCAAGGATGCTGGACTTCCCTCCTTATGTGGCAATGCAACTGTTCAAATCTTTGTGATGGATGAGAATGACAACGCACCTGCCGTGTCAGGATCATCAGAAGAGAACCTGATTCTTCTAGTGGTCCCTGTGATGCCTGGGCATATTGTTGGTAAGATCCATGCCTTGGATGCGGATTCTGGATACAATGCATGGCTAAGATATGAACTGGTTGAAGAAAGCAATGGTCAATGGACTGTAGGGCAGTATAGTGGTGAGGTGAGTAACAAGTATTCTCTGGATGAATCAGAAAGCAACAAAATCCAGAGTGTCCTAGTTCTTGTGAAGGATCATGGAAAACCTCCACTGTCAGCCACAGCCACCTTGAGTGTATCACTTGTGACAAGTGGTCAGACAGTGAAAACAGATATTAACCTTCAAAGATCAGGGGAGAGCTTTGTGCCCCTGGTGGACTCGATCAACATCTACCTGATCATTGCCATCTGCTCTGTTTCCAGCCTCTTCTTGCTGGCCACTCTCATCTATGTGGCCCTGCGATGCCACTGCAAGGCAAAGGAACCTATGGTTTATGGTCCTGGCATGGCCACTCTGGTCTGTGCCAGTGAAGTGGGCAGCTGGTCCTATTCCAATCGCCACAGCCACATCCTTGCAGGTGTGACCGCAGAGGCTGGTGCCAAGAGCGATCTCATGATTTTCAGCCCCAATATTCCTGTCTTTGCAGATAATGGGGAACTTATCAATGGGGTGGATGTGACTCCAGATTCTGCTAAAAAGGTGAGTCCAACTCTTGGAGTCCTTGTCATCCGCTCAGCATCTTATTTCTATGCTTATAATTTTGGATTAGTCTTGGGAAAATATTGTTTTTGA